The Verrucomicrobiia bacterium genome includes a window with the following:
- the gmk gene encoding guanylate kinase — translation MSETTAHSNPLLIVISAPSGGGKTTLCKQLLAANPQMARAVTCTTRLPRETEHDGVDYYFLDATSFLKRVQAGNFLEHATVFGNSYGILKSEVLSKLRQGRDVLLNVDVQGAATIRERAKEDPELRQALVQVFLTPPSLAILEERLKRRGTDLPQIIAKRLSVARQEIAQWKNFDYLIISTTIAEDLRRMQSVLEAEKMRVVRSHPPEI, via the coding sequence ATGTCCGAAACCACCGCACATTCCAATCCGCTGTTGATCGTCATCTCCGCGCCGTCGGGCGGCGGCAAGACCACGTTGTGCAAGCAGCTGCTCGCCGCCAATCCACAGATGGCCCGCGCCGTCACCTGCACAACGCGCCTGCCGCGCGAGACGGAACACGATGGTGTGGATTATTATTTTCTCGATGCCACGTCATTTCTCAAACGCGTTCAGGCCGGGAATTTTCTCGAGCACGCCACCGTCTTCGGCAATAGCTATGGCATCCTAAAGTCGGAAGTCCTGAGCAAGCTGCGCCAGGGTCGCGATGTTTTGCTGAACGTGGATGTGCAAGGCGCGGCGACTATCCGTGAGCGGGCGAAGGAAGACCCCGAGTTGCGGCAGGCGCTCGTGCAGGTATTTCTCACGCCGCCATCGCTGGCCATTCTCGAAGAGCGCTTGAAGCGGCGCGGGACGGATTTGCCGCAAATCATCGCCAAGCGATTGAGCGTGGCGCGGCAGGAAATCGCCCAGTGGAAAAATTTCGATTATCTCATCATCAGCACCACCATCGCCGAGGATTTGCGTCGCATGCAATCCGTCCTCGAAGCGGAAAAAATGCGCGTGGTGCGGTCGCATCCGCCAGAGATTTAA
- a CDS encoding YicC/YloC family endoribonuclease, giving the protein MKSMTGYGRGECARDGIKITVELSSVNRKQSEISVVLPRELEVLEAQIRDLINRSIARGRLTARIAIHAGESRGSSHVRVNIPLAKAYLRELNHLAKDLKLAGPVTIDLIARVPGVLQTDEEPADAEDFWPAVEKALQQALTTLLKMREREGAHLAKDLAARIGIMRKSAAQVLKQAPEVQLRYRDQLIQRIKNAGVETPGVEDERLLKEVVYFADRSDISEELTRLQSHFQQFDDCLNSKEPVGRTLDFLAQEMNREINTIGSKANDSVISRAVVTLKAELEKFREQAQNVE; this is encoded by the coding sequence ATGAAATCCATGACAGGTTACGGGCGTGGCGAATGCGCCCGCGACGGCATCAAAATCACGGTCGAACTTAGCTCGGTTAATCGCAAGCAAAGCGAAATTTCCGTGGTCCTGCCGCGCGAACTCGAAGTGCTCGAGGCCCAGATTCGCGACCTCATCAACCGCTCCATCGCCCGTGGCCGCCTCACGGCGCGCATCGCCATTCATGCCGGTGAGAGCCGCGGCTCCAGCCATGTGCGCGTCAATATTCCGCTCGCCAAGGCTTATCTGCGCGAACTCAATCACCTCGCCAAGGATCTGAAATTGGCCGGCCCGGTCACGATTGATTTGATCGCGCGCGTTCCCGGCGTTCTGCAAACCGACGAGGAACCCGCCGACGCCGAAGATTTCTGGCCCGCAGTTGAAAAGGCCTTGCAACAGGCGCTCACCACCCTGCTCAAGATGCGTGAACGCGAAGGCGCACACCTCGCCAAAGATTTGGCCGCGCGCATCGGCATCATGCGCAAGTCCGCCGCCCAAGTGCTCAAGCAGGCGCCCGAAGTGCAGCTTCGCTATCGCGACCAGCTCATCCAGCGCATCAAAAATGCCGGCGTGGAAACGCCCGGCGTCGAGGACGAACGCCTGTTGAAAGAAGTCGTTTACTTTGCGGATCGCTCCGACATTTCCGAAGAACTGACCCGTCTTCAAAGTCATTTCCAACAGTTCGACGATTGTCTAAATTCCAAGGAACCGGTCGGCCGCACCTTGGATTTTTTGGCGCAGGAAATGAATCGCGAAATCAATACCATCGGCTCGAAGGCCAACGACAGCGTCATCTCGCGCGCCGTGGTGACGCTCAAGGCCGAGTTGGAAAAATTTCGCGAACAGGCGCAGAACGTCGAATAA